The Oncorhynchus nerka isolate Pitt River linkage group LG3, Oner_Uvic_2.0, whole genome shotgun sequence genome includes the window CCAAACCATTGAAAGAGACAAAGTCAAAgcaaattacatttttttaaacatgccAAATTAGCGCTAGAAAAACAGCCAGAAACCACACTAATAGGCCTTGTAGCGCTTGCCATTAGGTCAGATTTGTTTTTAATTCATGTTCACTATGGAATAAATTTATATTTGTTTTAATTGATTCAAAGTATTGATTGTGATGCAATGCCATTTATTTTCTGCATCAACTCAGCATTCATTTATCCATTAACTGCACTGTCATCTCCAAACATTGCCAGTTGTATTGCCTAATTGGTGGGAATGGCTAATCGACACAGGTGCGTGCAATCGGGGCCTGTGTTTCCTTGAAAAGGTGTTTCCTGAATGTGTTGAAAAAACATTTTGTTTTAGCCATCAGCCATGTGCGTTTACTTTATAAAAGTACTTCATTTATTTTAAAAACTGCGGACTtactaaaaaataaatgtttgttcCTCTTTCAAGCCTTTAAGATGACAAGGTATCAGCCAGTCTGTCACAAGGGACAAGACTAAATTGATAAAAGGGTGAGATCTAGCCCTCGGGCCTCCAGTTgaatatccctgcactacaccatcaTGTGCAATCATCGAATTCTCCCAACATCTGAAAAGAAACCACTGATTCAATCCCAAAATGTGGAATCTTAACTACAGCGTTAAAACAATGTGATTATCAGCCTACTCTTCCCATATCCACAGTGAGCGATAGGAAAGCAGTGGTtcttgagggagagagaggagctgtggTGACCAAGGGCAGAATCACTTCGCTGGGGTTACAgatgtgaaggtgtcagaagttACTGATCCAGAGTGTCAGGAGAGGCAGGCGGGGGCTCTATGGAGGCCTGTCTCAGTCAGGGATCACTAATGGAGTGGCCGGGCCAGACACACAAACAGCTGCAGGTTAAGGTGTCATTCAGAGAGCTGCCCCATAAGGCTTTCAATGTGATTAACTTAGGCTCTGTTCCCCAACCAAGCTGTCCTAGAGGTATGGAATGGATGGAAGCCATTTTAAACATGTGCTAACGTGACAATGGGAGATACCTACAGTAAAGGCTTAGGTAAATGGGATAAGGGACAATTAGAATGAGTTGGCTGGAATGCAGATGAAATCCATTTGTCATTCAACACACAGTTATTCACATAAGTGCAGCAATGCACACAAGGCAGTAGGCTATGCAGTAATGTTTGTTCCATAATGCAATTAGAGGAAAAACAGTTCACATGTGAGCAGTTTGTGACAGATACAAATATCCATTATATAAAATTTAGAAAGAGACCCCAATAGGCTACTttgacatgcctcataatatgcatttaaacattcaggtttcaaacaatgaaGTATGTCTAAATACATACCTCCTCCAGCTCATTACAAAGTGGTGTGACCCCGATTAAGCCTGCCTTCAGTTGCTGCGTTCAAAATAACTGAACTGGGGGGGGCTTGTAAAAATGTACTTcaacagtcatccaactcgggaactctggcctctttccacaagattggggcggcagcgtagcctagtggttagagcgttggactagtaaccggaaggttgcgagttcaaacccccgagctgacaaggtacaaatctgtcgttctgcccctgaacaggcagttaacccactgttcccaggccgtcattgaaaataagaatgtgttcttaactgacttgcctggttaaataaaggtaaaaaaaaataaaaattaaaaattaaaaaaagatGCTGCAGCAGAATGCTCTGTATCTGTATGCTGTACACGCGTGTTAAGATGCGTAATGAATATACTGTACGTTCCAATTTAATTCAACTAAATCATGCAATTTAACCTATAGACCgaccagtcaaatgtatttacgTCGACTGGCATGTCAATCATTGAATAGGCTAAAAAGCATGTCGCAATGGGAATTGTTTTATCCCGGACAATTGGCCAGCACCAATATTATTCATCAGCTTTTCAAAAAAGAATTCCAGCCAAAAGCCAGCTATTAccggctaacggaaaccctggtgtgtgcgcatgtgtggaACTTACATATGCTCTTGTACTGGAAGACCTTGGGGCATGAGAAGCCAAACCGTAGGTCCTCAGGGGACAGCTGGTATGTGGGTATCATCTTGAGCTCTGACTGCATGTCAGCCAGGTTGATCTTAGAGGTCAGAGAGCAGGAGCTATTGTAGCGCTGCTTCGTATCCTGGAGGAAGTCGTCTGGAAGTGCCAGTTTTAAAAAAAGGTATTAAAATACAACCCATGCTAGAAAGGAAGGTCATAGCAGCATCTGATGTTACAGGATTAGTATAATAGTAATTAGAGGTACAACAGGGTTTCAATTTGAAAGTGTTGCTTAAAAAATAACAGGGAAACCCGGTTTGATTTGACAGTAAGGCAAAATATGCATTTGTAGAGAAAACATAGCCGGGGTCACATATCATGCGATACCGACCATATGAGTTGGTTACAGGACCAACAAACATGGGACCAGGCTAGGGAAAACAGAGGCGAGACTCACCAAACTCACTGAAGGAGTAAGGCCTCACAGCGTTGCGGATGAGAAAGCCGTCGCACCTTTGGAGAACCTCGTTCTGCAGCTCTTGCAGGAAACAGAAGGCCATGGCGTTGGGACAGTTCTCCGTACACACCACCAGATATCCTATTCCCAGAGAACTGGTGAAACTAACACACAACCATCATCTACTGCAATTGCAGTGCTGAACAGTGGGAAGTACAGTATCTAAGTACACCAACCAAATCAGAAAAACTAAGAAAAGTCCCTGCATGTGATGACCTTTAAGACCAAATTCAATTAATGTCTGTAACAAACACTGGCATACCATCTGTTTGGAGAATGATCTCTAAGATATAGCCTAACAAAAAATAATCCTCACCACAGACGTGTTTCCAACAAATTCATCAATAAAACTACAGAAAATCTAATCAATATCAGGTGGCTTGAAGGCTTGTTAGTTGTGTGACTGCATTGTAGAGCAGAGCGATGCCAGTATGTTTACCACTAAATAACTTCAGAAAGAAACTCACCCAACAGGCATTTAAAAGAGAGGGGGAACGTGGGAACCGcgagctcccccccccccctctgcttATGATGAATAATTTGGAGAGTTCCAGGCAGGGGCTGACTAAAGGCCCCACCCACCCAGAGCAGAACCCCTCAAAGGTCCAATACATCAGAGTTAGGCATTGCCCAAAAGGATCTTTAAATCTTTCCATTAAATTAACCAGTGATTTAAATGATGTCTGGCACATCCTCAGTTCCTTTCCTTCAGTGTCAAGGCCAACGTTGAGCCTTGATTAAAGGACCTTGAGATATCAAATGAGGCTTCAGACTGTAGAGTGGATGGCCAACCAACCCTGCTGCTGGAGAGAGGGATGCGCGTGTGTATACAGGCCTTTTTATTCAAGCCAATATCTGCTGTCTTAATGGGACCGATTAGCTAATAACCCATTTCCATGTAAACAGATGATCTCTAAGCATTTTATAAAATGAGGACAGAGTGATAACACCACCATTCAAAGCAAAATTATACTATCAAATATTATTGgtcacgtatatatatatatatatattgtaggtTTTTGCAAGTGCAGAGAAATGCTCATGATTTATAACtccagtgcagtaatacccaacaATACATACAAATCTCAAAAATGTCAATGAAGGAATTATGAAATATCATAATTAGCAATATCagtccagaatataaatatatgaCGGTAAATGGACAGTAAATTAATAGAAAAGGGtgtttacagcagtagttatataggattaAGCCTAGACCAcaatacagaatatacatatggTGGGTAAaagagtatgtaaacattaaagtcaCCAGTGTCGAATGACTCTGTacacatagggcagcagtctaaggtgcagggtagagtaccgggtggtagctggcaaGGAACAAtggctaagttcagggcagggtactgggcagaggccagctagtggtgactatttaacagtctgatggcctggagatctaaaaaatttttttttttttttttttcagtctctcggtcccagctgtaCTCTCTGcgtcttctagatggtagcggggtgaacatgccgtggctcgggtggcggAGGTCCTTGATCTtcttgaccttcctgtgacaccaggtgctgtagatgtcctggagggcaggcagtgtgcccccggtgatgcgttgggcttacagcaccaccctctggagagccctgcagttgtggATGGCGCAATTGCCATATAAGGATGTGATACAGCACAACAGGATGCTCgcgatggtgcatctgtagaaattTGTGAAGGTTTTAagggacaagccaaatttcttcagcctcctgaggttgaagaagcacTGTTGCGCCTTCAACACATTGTGAATggatcatttcagtttgtcagtgatgtgcacgtCGAGGAACTTGAAGAATTTCAACCTCGCCACTgtggccccgtcgatgtggatgggggcgtgctctctcggctgtctcctgaagtctACGATAGGCTCCTTCCTTTTGTTGACTGAGGGAGAGGGTGTTTTTGTTTTCTGGCACTCtgccagagccctcacctccaccctgtcttgtcattgttggtaataaGACCTATCAATGTTGTGTCGTCTTCAAACTTGATTGAGTTAGATACATGTGGACAcagtcatgggtaaacagggagtacaggagggggctgagaacacacccttgtggggccaccATGTGTTGAGGTTCGGCATAGTGGAGGTGTTGcccaccttcaccacctggggtcagccCATTAGGAATCCGTTGCACAGAGatgggttcagacccagggcctgagcttagtgatgagcttggagggcactatagtgttgaaggctgagctgtagtcaaaaaACAGCATTATTATAATTATACATAGATATTCCTtatgtccagatgggatagggcagtgtgactGCGATTGCGTCAGCTGTATCTTTTGGGGCGTTACGCAAATTGTAGTGGGCCTAGGGTGTAGGGTAAGTTGGAAGTCATGTTCCTtaactctcaaagcacttcatgacagaAGTGAGACCTACGGGGTGATGGTAACTGAGCAAAATTACttttgctttcttgggcacaggaacaatggtggacagcttgaagcaagtggggacagacTGGGATAGATGTTGAATACATCCGTAAAAACtctagccagctggtctgcacatgttcGGAGGACACTGCTTCGGATGCAGTCTGAGCGGGTATAGAGTACTGCTAGCAACTTTGGGTGGTGAAAATATCAAAGTCTACTACAAGAGTTAATACCACTATGATTCACAGTTAAGCCAAACTTACTGGATATTGAACTTTCCTGTCTTCAGAGAGCAGCGGCTTGGGAACGTGGAGAGTTTCTCAGACAGAGTTTTGATCTGCTTCTTGGTTTCCTGTAGGCCTTCGTCCTGCTCATAGTCTGTGGTGGCAGACAGGGGTAGACCATCCGTACTCCTCATCACCAAGGCAAACAGTACCATGGACATCTTACTGCTCTATACGCACTCCGGACTGACACCTTCAAAACAGAGCATGTTCATAGATTCAAGGGCATGGGGATTGTGAAGTCATGAGCATTCTGATAAAAATTTAACTAAATCTGATACATTTTAACTAAAATTGCCAGATCAGCCTGGCAGCATATCAATACTACCATCTAATCTAGACTGCCACGGTTCAGTACCTTGGATAGCACCTTGAGGAACCGCTAGTACTAACGACAACTGTGTGCCCACCACACCGTCTAGACGCTCGCTAGCAAGCTAGGTATTAACAGGGTACATGTGTCTTGAGTGCGCCTGAAACATTTGTCAGTTCGCAATACCGTCTAGACGCTCGCTAGCAAGCTAGTTATTAACAGGGTACACGTGTCTTGAGTGAGCCTGAAACATTTGTCAGTTTGCCATGATATGGTCCAAGCATAAGCGATTGTCTGGGCATTGCTAGCTCAGCAACACTGGACAAGTAGCTAGTTACCTTTTGCAGCAGGATAATGCTGGGTAAACCTTTGAGGGTGGCGCAATTAAAGAGTGTGCTAGTTAGCGGTTTAGCTTCATTTACATCGCATATTCAATAGTCCGACAAAAGTCGGAGCTTTTAAAAGCATTGCAAAATCTAGCTATATCTATATCGCATAACTTCAAAAACAAAGGCGCCACCTTGCTAAAGTTATCTGGCTAGTTAGTTAACGTTAATTCCTCAAACAAGCCCTTTGCGCTCTCCTACCTGCTGTCAATTAGCTAACTAAAGTTACCAGCTAGTTAATGCACATGGCTACTGCTGTAGGACGCTAGCTAGGAAAAGCAAAACTAATATTGTCAAGCATGGCCTTCAAAACACATGGACATTAATTGTTATTTTGCAAGCTAACCTGAAAAGACACGTGTCAATGCGACGTTGCTGCTACCGTACCACCACCAGGCACGTTTAATTTTTATAGCTACATCCATTCTTCTTCTATGGTGTATTGGCGATCACACAATTGAATCTGCATCCCGCCACCTACTATGCGGGATGGAAACAGAACAAAAAAACGAACTAactaaaaaaaaatctaacaacttttctgttttttttttttttactgatttGACCTGATGCTTACACAGGCTCAAGTGGAACATGGGAGGGCGGGTCTTCCGGTGCCAGTACCCCTTACAAGTCTTCAGAAGTAAAATCCTTAGTAAGTCCCAAAAACGTTTCTGCCACAGCCACAATAATGTCCAGTTTCTTAGACTTCTTTGAGACTTGTACTGTACAATTTATAACTGTGGCAATGAACGCAACAAATTCCAACGTTTTAACACACAGAGTATCTTTTGTCTGGAAGCAAACATTTACCAAAGGCTGTGGTGTATCCACTACCATATCTTCACTAGCATCACTCAATTTTCTCAATTA containing:
- the LOC115115725 gene encoding vesicle-trafficking protein SEC22a-like, with the protein product MSMVLFALVMRSTDGLPLSATTDYEQDEGLQETKKQIKTLSEKLSTFPSRCSLKTGKFNIHFTSSLGIGYLVVCTENCPNAMAFCFLQELQNEVLQRCDGFLIRNAVRPYSFSEFDDFLQDTKQRYNSSCSLTSKINLADMQSELKMIPTYQLSPEDLRFGFSCPKVFQYKSISPSQQFEPVSLPGIISCVLSIFCGGLNLLQGFHAIEGFMQSYNDEDFNDMISFFLGTAACLYQFYLFAYFSVRRNSKSFLAFVLICLSNICLFELRNMWQILFHVTVAAFMTLQIRLRQLQCKSPDYNV